The following coding sequences lie in one Alloacidobacterium dinghuense genomic window:
- a CDS encoding ROK family protein — protein MGGTNLRLALADMAGGAIVAKWSSSTAGSRDANVIIDLIRSGAEELLRQADVPRSALKAVAAGAPGVTNVEAGIVVATSYLLGWRNVPLRDLLEAAFEVPAAVDNDVNLAAIGEYWAGAAKGVRDFVFLAVGTGIGAGIILDGKPFRGMDWSAGEIGYMLVPGVSDGVADTSTPGALEELIGGEGIRAEWRRRWSKGGTSLCKDLTATEIFDGAVSGDALARSILEQSARLLAYAIYNISLVLNCSLFLLGGGVGMHRALGDATRQELEKWRRHGNMQLIHSGLGVDAQLIGAVRLALDTANDRGGIAETAASKVERTFNATRRK, from the coding sequence ATAGGGGGGACCAACCTTCGCCTCGCCCTGGCAGACATGGCGGGAGGAGCGATTGTTGCCAAATGGTCTTCTTCTACTGCGGGAAGCCGCGACGCGAATGTGATCATTGATCTGATTCGAAGTGGCGCAGAAGAGCTTTTGCGGCAAGCCGATGTGCCACGCAGCGCATTGAAAGCAGTTGCTGCCGGCGCACCCGGCGTCACCAATGTAGAAGCAGGCATCGTGGTGGCCACATCCTATCTGCTCGGTTGGCGCAATGTTCCGCTTCGCGATCTGCTCGAAGCTGCCTTTGAAGTTCCCGCAGCGGTGGACAATGATGTGAATCTGGCGGCCATTGGCGAATACTGGGCCGGCGCCGCAAAGGGTGTGCGTGATTTTGTTTTCCTGGCTGTGGGAACGGGCATCGGAGCGGGCATCATTCTCGACGGTAAGCCGTTTCGCGGAATGGACTGGTCGGCGGGTGAGATTGGTTACATGCTTGTGCCGGGTGTATCGGACGGCGTTGCAGACACGAGCACGCCTGGGGCGCTCGAAGAATTGATTGGCGGTGAAGGCATTCGGGCAGAGTGGAGACGGAGATGGAGCAAAGGAGGCACATCGCTTTGCAAGGATCTGACGGCAACTGAGATATTTGACGGCGCAGTAAGCGGGGATGCGCTCGCGCGATCCATTCTCGAACAGTCAGCTCGGCTCCTGGCCTATGCGATTTACAACATTTCACTGGTGTTGAACTGCTCTCTTTTTCTGTTGGGCGGAGGAGTTGGAATGCATCGGGCACTTGGGGATGCGACTCGGCAGGAATTGGAAAAGTGGCGACGACACGGAAACATGCAGCTCATTCATAGCGGATTGGGAGTTGATGCACAGTTGATAGGCGCTGTGCGGTTGGCTCTCGATACTGCGAACGATCGAGGTGGTATTGCCGAAACGGCCGCCTCCAAAGTGGAACGCACATTTAACGCAACGAGGAGAAAATAG
- a CDS encoding lactonase family protein, with amino-acid sequence MSESKQWNRREFLQGIGYTSLLGTLDKAMPFAKEAIPAQEFAFVAAAGEVHAFAVRGDAWQWKQSIPSRSPVSLALHPSRQILYVANEIDEYEGLPRGTVEAYQFDANNAELNLLSRQPLSLSGINPRHIEVSPDGNYFIVAIHGGGAFNVLPIAADGSLGRVAQILKEVGAGPHPDYQASAHPHTVAFDASGQYLLATDEGCDRIHVFAFQRGRMTRTIQTACRPASGPGHIAVHPSGNFLYVSNSLDESIDCYRWNADAAEVKHEQQVLTNAAATPHEAQQLVISSSSDVLYATSADDRISSWTINPVTGKLSPLQQWRLEGRSLHSLRLSSDGRRIFAVDRIQHEVLSIYVHDSGKLGNAVMAAKVTAPITLIMSSPNHTKVVDSEDDLDEV; translated from the coding sequence ATGAGCGAGAGCAAGCAATGGAATCGTCGTGAATTCCTACAAGGCATCGGATATACGTCTCTTCTCGGCACGCTGGACAAAGCAATGCCATTCGCGAAAGAGGCGATACCCGCTCAGGAGTTCGCCTTCGTTGCCGCAGCCGGGGAAGTTCACGCCTTCGCAGTACGCGGCGATGCATGGCAGTGGAAACAGAGCATACCAAGCCGCTCGCCCGTGTCCCTGGCCCTCCATCCCAGCCGACAAATTCTTTATGTAGCAAACGAGATCGACGAATATGAAGGACTGCCGCGTGGCACGGTAGAGGCGTATCAATTTGACGCCAATAATGCCGAGCTGAACTTGCTAAGTCGCCAGCCTCTGTCGCTCTCCGGTATCAATCCAAGGCACATTGAAGTCTCGCCCGATGGCAACTATTTCATCGTGGCCATCCACGGCGGCGGCGCCTTCAACGTATTGCCGATTGCCGCTGACGGTTCTCTGGGCCGGGTCGCGCAGATTTTGAAAGAGGTCGGTGCCGGTCCTCATCCCGACTACCAAGCATCCGCACACCCGCACACGGTTGCGTTCGATGCGTCAGGACAATATCTTCTCGCCACAGACGAAGGATGTGACCGCATCCATGTGTTCGCGTTTCAGCGCGGCAGGATGACACGAACGATTCAGACCGCTTGCCGTCCAGCGTCGGGTCCCGGACACATCGCCGTACATCCCTCCGGAAATTTTCTCTACGTATCAAACAGTCTCGATGAATCAATCGATTGTTATCGCTGGAATGCGGATGCTGCCGAAGTCAAACACGAACAACAAGTCTTGACGAATGCAGCAGCTACTCCGCATGAAGCGCAGCAACTTGTTATTTCGTCGTCAAGTGACGTTCTTTACGCGACATCTGCGGATGACCGCATTTCCTCCTGGACCATAAATCCTGTGACGGGAAAGCTGTCCCCCTTGCAGCAATGGAGGCTTGAAGGGCGATCTCTGCATTCCTTGAGGCTGTCCTCGGATGGCCGCCGCATCTTTGCCGTCGATAGAATTCAGCACGAAGTGCTGTCGATTTATGTTCATGACAGTGGCAAGCTGGGTAATGCGGTCATGGCGGCGAAGGTAACCGCCCCCATAACCCTCATAATGAGTTCGCCAAACCATACTAAAGTTGTTGACTCGGAAGACGATTTGGACGAAGTATGA
- a CDS encoding SIS domain-containing protein, with protein MEETKQAPRWISGIEPPQELLTATGTQILEIECREQPAKLHDLIRAYGNDPAIRSELKKFRSLAAGKGPVLFIGMGASFCSSISGSIFLQSHGRLAFSVDAGEWLHYASSIWADAALSVLLTTSGESAELVELFKRGTGRPLGLICNNSASTCWNLAENRLPILAGPEYGNATKTYTNATAAAIILASEMVGCAWEEDAERAAAVFAAHLDPIFAIRSELEKFCRGAANIEIIGRGAAYGGAILSALCIREMSGQRAAAHTGAGFKHGPNLDVDASHVAIIFALGRAADLGVKLAQECNRRGGKVVLISNDEHRASDKLFPVRIESVPEPWEGITSLLVPQALTLGIVERTGCRLPPRFQYGVMEQ; from the coding sequence ATGGAAGAAACGAAACAGGCGCCGCGCTGGATTTCAGGCATCGAGCCGCCGCAAGAACTGCTCACGGCTACCGGCACACAGATTCTGGAGATTGAGTGCCGCGAACAGCCTGCTAAGCTTCACGATCTGATTCGCGCGTACGGGAACGATCCGGCGATCCGCAGCGAATTGAAGAAATTTCGGAGTCTCGCAGCGGGCAAAGGCCCGGTGCTCTTTATCGGGATGGGGGCATCGTTTTGTTCATCGATCAGCGGATCCATTTTTCTGCAATCGCATGGAAGACTGGCGTTTTCCGTCGATGCCGGCGAGTGGCTTCATTACGCATCCTCTATCTGGGCCGACGCAGCACTTTCTGTGTTGCTGACAACGTCCGGGGAGAGCGCGGAACTGGTGGAGCTTTTCAAGAGAGGTACCGGCAGGCCGTTGGGCTTGATCTGCAACAACTCTGCAAGCACATGCTGGAATCTCGCGGAGAACCGACTGCCTATATTGGCTGGACCCGAATACGGCAATGCGACCAAGACATATACAAACGCTACAGCCGCCGCCATCATTCTTGCATCGGAAATGGTTGGATGCGCGTGGGAGGAAGATGCGGAACGGGCAGCAGCAGTATTTGCGGCTCATCTCGATCCTATCTTCGCCATCCGGAGCGAATTGGAGAAGTTCTGCAGGGGCGCTGCGAACATTGAGATCATTGGCCGGGGCGCGGCATACGGCGGCGCGATTTTGAGTGCGCTCTGTATCCGTGAAATGAGCGGCCAGAGGGCCGCAGCGCACACTGGAGCAGGTTTTAAGCACGGGCCGAATCTGGATGTTGATGCTTCACATGTGGCGATTATTTTCGCGCTAGGGCGGGCTGCGGACCTTGGGGTGAAGCTCGCGCAGGAGTGCAACCGACGCGGCGGAAAGGTCGTTCTTATTTCGAACGATGAGCACAGGGCTTCAGATAAGCTGTTTCCTGTCAGGATCGAGTCGGTGCCCGAGCCGTGGGAGGGAATTACGTCACTTCTTGTGCCGCAGGCGCTTACGCTTGGCATTGTGGAACGAACAGGCTGCCGGTTGCCGCCTCGCTTTCAGTACGGAGTGATGGAGCAGTAG
- a CDS encoding sugar phosphate isomerase/epimerase family protein, giving the protein MLTRRAFAKLAVASCVASAAAPLRAFDSLNIGVGTYSYHGLSVDDMIVQLKALRVREIEMSRVEFMLLSHPEDALFRTAKEKLDRAGIRCVSYYAATFKNTQDITDAIRFAKLLGATNITGDATEDILKQLDHRLTEEGLTFGLHNHFFPYKFAYESPEDVLNALSGMSKTMGATADTGHFASCGYDTVDAIRKLEPRLRMVHLKDIQAKGGEVNVLLGNGIAKIPEVMQELHRQNFAGLVAVEYEKEGDVNQDMVQEVTFARKLAQ; this is encoded by the coding sequence ATGCTGACTCGACGAGCATTTGCCAAACTTGCTGTCGCTTCCTGTGTCGCCAGTGCAGCGGCGCCGCTGCGCGCTTTCGATTCACTTAACATCGGTGTTGGAACCTACAGCTATCACGGCCTCTCAGTCGACGACATGATTGTCCAGCTGAAGGCTCTACGTGTTCGCGAAATAGAAATGTCCCGCGTCGAGTTCATGTTGCTGAGCCATCCTGAGGATGCGTTGTTCCGCACCGCTAAGGAAAAGCTGGACCGCGCCGGAATCCGCTGTGTTTCCTACTATGCCGCCACCTTCAAGAATACTCAGGACATCACCGATGCAATCCGCTTTGCAAAGCTGCTGGGCGCGACCAATATTACCGGCGACGCCACAGAAGATATTCTGAAGCAGCTTGACCACCGCCTCACCGAAGAAGGACTGACCTTCGGACTTCACAATCATTTCTTCCCGTATAAATTTGCTTATGAAAGCCCTGAAGATGTACTGAATGCCCTATCCGGGATGTCGAAGACCATGGGAGCCACAGCGGATACTGGCCACTTCGCGTCCTGCGGCTATGACACTGTTGATGCCATCCGCAAATTGGAGCCGCGTTTGCGAATGGTTCACTTAAAGGATATTCAGGCCAAGGGCGGAGAAGTGAACGTGCTGTTGGGCAATGGCATTGCAAAGATTCCGGAAGTGATGCAGGAACTGCACCGGCAAAACTTCGCAGGCCTCGTCGCCGTCGAATATGAGAAGGAAGGCGACGTCAATCAGGACATGGTGCAGGAAGTAACATTTGCCAGAAAGCTCGCGCAATAG
- a CDS encoding ROK family transcriptional regulator has translation MKRKSIQIGRPSTLRHTNALSILTLLRECGSCSRADLVRASGLSAPTVTNVVKDLLSENLIEPLGEGESSGGRPPDMIRFKAERGCILAVEISAESLSFLLADLNGNELDSLKIALKNRKTTPEAVCAYIGKALQNLLQKQKKTRKQLLMMVVGAPAIANVEEGSVLSISTLDGWRAVPLRAMLNKIVDCLVIIENDTNLAAQGEHYCGAAQTEQDFVFVAIGTNVGAGIILGGKIHHGSKWSAGEIAYLRLPHIQRRQPAIHEFGELETVLTSSGILKSWDKESKRIGRSHIATKSVKQLTALDVLDIAQAGDADAQRIVRLRADIVSDIIVNLSLILNPGLILLGGEIGSHPVLVSSVLKQLEGSEFAVPKIGTSALGPRAGLWGAVSLALDAISSVLLPQPPT, from the coding sequence GTGAAAAGAAAGTCGATCCAGATCGGCAGGCCGTCCACGCTGCGTCACACGAACGCGCTCAGCATTCTCACGCTCCTGCGTGAATGTGGCTCCTGCTCAAGAGCCGACCTCGTCCGGGCCTCCGGTCTAAGCGCACCAACGGTCACAAACGTAGTGAAGGATCTCCTGTCAGAAAACCTGATCGAGCCTCTGGGCGAGGGAGAGTCGAGCGGCGGCCGCCCCCCTGACATGATTCGCTTCAAAGCCGAGCGCGGCTGCATCCTCGCAGTTGAAATCTCCGCAGAAAGCCTTTCATTTCTTCTCGCGGACTTGAACGGAAATGAACTCGATTCGCTGAAAATCGCGCTCAAGAACCGCAAAACAACCCCCGAAGCCGTTTGCGCCTACATTGGTAAGGCACTGCAAAATCTATTGCAGAAGCAGAAGAAAACGCGCAAGCAATTGCTGATGATGGTCGTGGGAGCGCCCGCGATCGCGAATGTTGAGGAAGGCAGCGTCCTATCCATCAGCACTCTGGATGGATGGCGAGCAGTTCCTCTGCGTGCCATGCTCAATAAAATCGTCGACTGCCTGGTCATCATCGAAAACGACACCAATCTTGCCGCTCAGGGAGAACACTACTGCGGCGCAGCGCAGACCGAGCAGGACTTTGTCTTTGTCGCCATCGGAACAAACGTGGGCGCCGGCATTATCCTGGGCGGCAAAATTCACCATGGCTCAAAATGGTCTGCCGGCGAAATCGCTTATCTTCGCCTTCCGCACATTCAGCGCAGGCAGCCCGCCATTCATGAGTTCGGAGAGCTCGAGACAGTCCTGACCAGTTCAGGAATTCTAAAGAGCTGGGATAAAGAGAGCAAAAGGATTGGCCGCAGTCACATTGCCACAAAGAGCGTAAAGCAGCTGACCGCGCTTGATGTCCTCGATATTGCCCAGGCCGGCGACGCAGACGCGCAAAGAATCGTCCGGTTGAGAGCTGACATTGTCTCCGACATCATCGTCAACCTGTCGCTCATTCTGAACCCGGGGCTCATCCTCTTAGGCGGAGAGATTGGCAGTCATCCCGTATTGGTCAGCTCGGTTCTCAAACAGCTTGAGGGCAGTGAGTTTGCGGTGCCGAAGATCGGCACCAGTGCCCTCGGTCCTCGCGCCGGGCTTTGGGGCGCGGTTTCCCTTGCGCTCGACGCCATCTCTTCCGTATTGCTCCCCCAGCCGCCAACTTGA
- a CDS encoding ThuA domain-containing protein: MKTIRHCLLLFHIAACIVCPAQTMSGQKKHLLVIGEEKGYRHESVSHAMATIERLGEQTGLWDTTIRTDTEALTKRKLEYNAKNLTNFDAVLFFTGGDLEMDVQQKADLLSFVHDDGKGFIGVHSAAITMTKWPEFVDMVGGTFDEHPWGTFDAPIVVEDPKFPGMEQWPHAFTLRDEIYQMKSSSRDKVHVLMSLDASKLDLSNPRVHRTDHDFIVTWAKMYGKGRVYYSTLGHPKETWDDPRLQQMYVEAIKWATGLVNADVTPSPALPAPK; this comes from the coding sequence ATGAAGACGATCCGCCACTGCCTTTTGCTGTTTCACATTGCAGCCTGCATCGTGTGTCCTGCTCAAACCATGAGCGGCCAGAAGAAGCACCTTCTTGTGATCGGCGAAGAGAAGGGATATCGGCACGAGTCGGTTTCGCACGCCATGGCCACCATCGAGCGTCTTGGCGAACAGACTGGATTGTGGGACACGACCATCCGCACCGATACCGAAGCCCTTACGAAGAGAAAGCTCGAATACAACGCAAAGAACTTAACAAATTTCGATGCCGTTCTCTTCTTCACGGGTGGCGACTTGGAAATGGATGTACAGCAGAAGGCGGATCTTCTGTCTTTCGTGCATGACGACGGTAAAGGGTTCATCGGCGTTCATAGTGCGGCGATCACAATGACCAAGTGGCCGGAATTCGTCGACATGGTTGGCGGTACCTTCGACGAGCATCCCTGGGGAACGTTTGATGCGCCAATCGTTGTGGAAGACCCGAAGTTCCCCGGCATGGAGCAGTGGCCGCATGCTTTTACTCTTCGCGACGAGATCTACCAGATGAAATCCTCCTCGCGTGACAAAGTACACGTTCTCATGAGCCTCGATGCCAGCAAACTCGACTTGTCCAACCCAAGGGTGCATCGAACAGATCACGACTTCATTGTCACCTGGGCCAAAATGTACGGGAAAGGTCGCGTCTACTATTCGACATTGGGGCATCCGAAGGAAACCTGGGACGATCCACGCCTCCAACAGATGTATGTTGAGGCAATCAAGTGGGCCACGGGGCTGGTGAATGCAGACGTTACGCCGTCGCCTGCGCTACCTGCCCCCAAATAG
- a CDS encoding redoxin family protein — protein sequence MLKRVAFAATMLLFSVAVLAQPAHPILPLGSSAPDFSLPGVDGKTHKLTDYASSPLLVVLFTCNHCPIAQMYERRIEQLYEDYGKRGVAVVAIQGNDPKAIRIDELDSSDVSDTLDDMKIRVQYKHLHYPYLYAGDTESVTLAYGPQATPHVFVFDKERHLRYEGRFDNNYRIEMVKTHDAQDAIDALLAGKDIAVKHTGVFGCSTKWSEKSEQREAAERKLEAEPVQVEKVDAAGLKKLRSGTSGHVTVINFWATWCGSCVAEFADLQDTYRMYSARDFDMVTVSANMPDEEPGVLRFLQKKHATTRNLLFASDDTEKLQAAFDPAWQSAVPYTVVLAPDGKVIYKTLGSVDLLEMRRKILAAMPSDYIGFNKYWAGGN from the coding sequence ATGTTAAAGAGGGTCGCTTTTGCCGCAACAATGTTGCTTTTTTCTGTCGCTGTTTTGGCGCAACCGGCACATCCCATCCTTCCTCTGGGTTCGTCGGCTCCGGACTTCTCGCTGCCGGGCGTAGATGGCAAGACCCACAAACTCACTGACTACGCGAGCAGTCCCCTTCTGGTCGTGCTGTTCACCTGCAATCACTGCCCGATTGCCCAGATGTATGAACGCCGCATCGAACAGCTCTATGAAGATTACGGAAAGCGCGGAGTGGCGGTCGTTGCCATTCAGGGAAACGATCCGAAAGCCATCCGAATCGATGAACTCGACTCTTCCGATGTCAGCGACACACTCGACGACATGAAGATTCGCGTGCAGTACAAGCATCTTCATTATCCCTACCTGTATGCCGGCGATACCGAGTCGGTGACTCTCGCCTATGGGCCGCAGGCAACACCGCATGTCTTCGTTTTTGATAAGGAGCGGCACCTTCGCTATGAAGGCCGCTTTGATAACAACTACCGCATCGAAATGGTAAAGACCCACGACGCCCAGGATGCGATCGATGCTTTGCTGGCAGGCAAAGACATTGCCGTGAAGCACACAGGCGTCTTCGGTTGCTCCACAAAGTGGTCTGAAAAATCTGAGCAGAGAGAAGCCGCCGAGAGAAAGCTTGAGGCAGAGCCAGTTCAGGTTGAAAAAGTAGATGCCGCAGGGCTGAAAAAGCTCCGCTCGGGAACAAGCGGCCACGTCACGGTGATCAATTTCTGGGCGACATGGTGCGGCTCCTGTGTTGCCGAATTCGCAGACCTGCAGGACACCTATCGGATGTACAGCGCCCGTGACTTTGACATGGTTACTGTCTCGGCGAACATGCCGGATGAGGAGCCTGGTGTCTTGCGCTTTCTGCAGAAGAAGCACGCCACGACGCGCAATCTTCTCTTTGCATCTGACGACACCGAGAAATTGCAAGCAGCATTTGATCCGGCTTGGCAGTCCGCCGTGCCCTATACCGTTGTCCTCGCCCCAGACGGCAAGGTCATCTACAAAACGCTGGGCTCCGTCGACCTGCTCGAAATGCGCCGGAAAATCCTGGCTGCCATGCCCTCAGACTACATTGGCTTCAACAAGTATTGGGCTGGCGGTAATTGA
- a CDS encoding RidA family protein codes for MKRASSPISRPLIWMAGLLILGSSGNVFAQHQAVDFTPGMPFSEGYIAGNTLYVAGQQGPDSHGKVTGTDITLQTTNAIAAIEKVVKKAGFQMTDIVSVTVYVTDLNDVEKMNEVYKKLMPDPKPARATVQVAGLIGGAKIEISAIAVKH; via the coding sequence ATGAAAAGAGCAAGTTCGCCGATATCAAGACCACTCATCTGGATGGCCGGGCTTTTGATCTTAGGTAGCTCAGGGAACGTTTTCGCACAACATCAAGCCGTTGACTTTACGCCGGGCATGCCCTTCAGTGAAGGATATATTGCCGGCAATACTCTGTATGTCGCGGGCCAACAGGGGCCTGATTCGCATGGCAAGGTTACTGGTACTGACATCACACTTCAGACCACGAATGCTATCGCCGCGATCGAGAAAGTTGTCAAGAAGGCAGGCTTTCAGATGACGGACATCGTATCGGTAACTGTTTATGTTACAGATCTTAACGATGTCGAAAAAATGAATGAGGTCTATAAGAAGCTTATGCCGGATCCGAAACCGGCGCGTGCCACAGTACAGGTCGCGGGCTTGATCGGCGGAGCAAAGATAGAAATTTCGGCGATTGCGGTGAAACACTAG
- a CDS encoding carboxymuconolactone decarboxylase family protein, protein MATVKLWTDEEVSLHPRIKAVFDDIRATRKSDFVNNFWRALANEPALLERTWSSIKAVMIEPGALDPITKELIYIAVSTVNSCSYCVHSHTAAARAKGISDLQYSEFLAVVRMASETNALATALQVPVDPEFDAS, encoded by the coding sequence ATGGCTACTGTGAAGCTCTGGACGGATGAAGAGGTTTCTCTGCATCCGAGAATCAAAGCGGTATTCGACGATATCCGCGCCACGCGCAAGAGCGACTTTGTGAATAATTTCTGGCGGGCGCTCGCGAACGAGCCGGCGTTGCTTGAACGCACATGGTCGAGCATCAAGGCGGTCATGATCGAACCGGGCGCGCTCGATCCGATCACGAAAGAGTTGATTTATATTGCTGTTTCAACCGTGAACAGCTGCAGCTACTGCGTGCATTCGCACACAGCAGCCGCGCGAGCCAAGGGAATCAGTGATCTGCAATACAGCGAGTTTCTGGCAGTGGTCAGAATGGCTTCCGAGACAAATGCCTTAGCGACGGCGCTCCAGGTCCCCGTCGATCCTGAATTCGACGCGAGCTAG
- a CDS encoding sugar porter family MFS transporter — protein sequence MSDSIAASQIQVNRGFLWRVSFIAGLGGILYGYDMGIIAAALIFVRQSFGLSTQMQEMVVSIVLVGAMLGAIIGGSIADRIGRRSTLLWGGGLFIFGSVLAPLSPNVLTLIVARAILGLAIGFTSVTAPVYVSELAPPQSRGGLISLYQFALTLGIALADLVGYWLAGEQAWRLMFGIGAVPAALFLLLVLTLPESPRWLFAQNRATEAQVVLTTYTNEAGSRLLLDDIHTALEAKIDRRWSALWSPAARGALFIAVGFTVLQQVTGINTIIYYGPQIFALAGITSNKNAIFATLIVAVTNMLATVIALFLVDRIGRKPLLYIGVSGMTVSLFMLAIAFHQVAFGSSLGMIATVCLVVYIACFAFSMGPIAWILVSEVFPLQIRGRGVAAATLGSGASNFLVSLTFLSLIKAAGNVFTFVIYGGFCIVTLLFVRFIVPETKGRELESISAKPSVAVN from the coding sequence GTGTCTGATTCCATAGCCGCCTCACAGATACAAGTCAATCGCGGTTTTCTCTGGAGAGTTTCCTTCATCGCCGGACTGGGAGGCATTCTCTACGGGTATGACATGGGGATCATTGCTGCCGCCTTGATTTTCGTGCGCCAGTCATTCGGCCTTTCAACGCAGATGCAGGAAATGGTCGTAAGCATTGTGCTTGTTGGCGCGATGCTCGGCGCAATTATCGGCGGCAGCATCGCAGACCGTATCGGCAGGCGCTCAACGTTGCTTTGGGGTGGCGGCCTTTTTATCTTTGGCTCGGTTCTTGCTCCACTCTCACCGAATGTGCTCACGCTGATCGTTGCTCGCGCGATCCTGGGACTTGCCATCGGTTTCACCTCTGTGACGGCTCCGGTTTATGTTTCGGAGCTTGCTCCCCCGCAATCGCGCGGCGGGCTCATCAGCCTTTACCAATTCGCGCTTACTCTCGGGATTGCGCTTGCGGACCTGGTAGGTTACTGGCTCGCCGGAGAGCAGGCGTGGAGGCTGATGTTTGGCATTGGAGCCGTTCCCGCTGCCTTGTTTCTGTTACTGGTCCTTACTCTGCCGGAGAGCCCACGCTGGCTGTTTGCGCAAAACCGGGCTACAGAAGCGCAGGTTGTTCTGACAACGTACACGAACGAGGCCGGCTCGCGACTCTTGCTGGACGACATTCATACCGCACTCGAAGCAAAGATTGACCGGCGCTGGAGTGCGCTCTGGAGTCCCGCGGCGCGCGGAGCCCTTTTTATCGCCGTCGGATTTACCGTCCTGCAACAGGTCACAGGGATCAATACCATCATCTACTATGGGCCACAAATCTTTGCGCTTGCCGGAATCACTTCCAACAAGAACGCGATCTTCGCAACTCTGATTGTCGCCGTAACGAACATGCTGGCTACTGTGATTGCGCTTTTCCTGGTGGATCGAATTGGGCGCAAGCCACTTTTATATATTGGGGTGAGCGGAATGACGGTGTCGCTCTTCATGCTGGCTATCGCTTTCCATCAGGTCGCCTTCGGATCGTCGCTTGGAATGATCGCTACCGTCTGCCTGGTGGTGTACATTGCCTGCTTCGCCTTCAGCATGGGGCCGATTGCCTGGATTCTTGTTTCCGAAGTGTTTCCATTGCAAATTCGCGGACGTGGAGTTGCGGCAGCAACACTGGGATCAGGCGCATCGAACTTTCTTGTGTCACTCACATTTCTCTCACTCATCAAAGCGGCGGGTAATGTCTTCACCTTTGTTATCTATGGGGGCTTCTGTATCGTTACTCTGCTTTTTGTGCGCTTTATCGTTCCGGAAACAAAGGGCCGCGAATTAGAGAGCATCAGCGCAAAGCCAAGTGTCGCAGTCAACTAG
- a CDS encoding SMP-30/gluconolactonase/LRE family protein produces the protein MATGFGFTEGPVWDKSDFVWVSDEELNKIFRVFPDGHREEMVALVDPDGSTYDHDHRLISTASALRAVIRLSQDGKSYTVLADRFEGKKFNSPNDVVLGPDGALYFTDPTLDLQKGEKQETPFQGVYRLDATGKVTLLTKDLTQPNGLAFSPDGKHLYIDDSEKKNIRVYDFHPDGTISNGRIFGSEDDGTKDGVPDGIRVDQKGNLFVVGPRGIWVWSPTGEHLGTIEVPEQPANLSWGGANNSVLYITATTSVYKLPTTTRGFVPYD, from the coding sequence ATGGCAACTGGCTTCGGTTTCACCGAAGGTCCGGTATGGGACAAATCCGATTTCGTGTGGGTCAGTGACGAAGAGCTGAACAAAATCTTTCGCGTCTTTCCCGATGGGCACCGCGAAGAAATGGTCGCGCTGGTCGATCCTGATGGCAGCACCTACGATCACGACCATAGGCTGATCAGCACCGCAAGCGCCCTTCGAGCGGTGATTCGTCTCTCGCAAGATGGAAAGAGTTACACCGTGCTTGCAGATCGCTTTGAGGGAAAGAAATTCAACAGTCCAAACGACGTAGTTTTGGGTCCGGACGGAGCCCTCTATTTCACCGATCCAACCCTCGACTTGCAGAAGGGTGAAAAACAGGAAACACCATTTCAGGGAGTCTATCGTCTCGACGCGACTGGAAAAGTCACTCTGCTTACAAAAGACCTCACGCAGCCGAACGGATTAGCATTCTCTCCTGACGGCAAGCACCTCTATATCGATGACTCAGAAAAGAAAAATATCCGCGTGTACGACTTTCATCCCGATGGAACCATCTCAAATGGACGCATCTTCGGCAGCGAAGACGACGGCACAAAAGACGGAGTTCCCGACGGTATCCGTGTCGACCAAAAAGGAAATCTCTTTGTCGTAGGACCGCGCGGCATCTGGGTATGGAGTCCGACAGGCGAGCATCTCGGAACCATCGAAGTCCCGGAGCAACCGGCGAACCTCTCATGGGGCGGTGCGAACAACTCGGTGCTCTACATAACCGCAACCACATCGGTATATAAGCTTCCGACCACCACCCGCGGATTTGTGCCGTACGATTAG